A genomic segment from Portunus trituberculatus isolate SZX2019 chromosome 14, ASM1759143v1, whole genome shotgun sequence encodes:
- the LOC123503822 gene encoding DNA-directed RNA polymerases I and III subunit RPAC2-like, producing MPVGADGFRLQNVNENKEKNKLEWVTGPSQDDYNRTFVINDEDHTLGNALKHIIMQNPDVEFCGYTVPHPMERKIHVRVQTHSTPALQVLHKALKDLKKLNEEIREKIEVEVQRYKDTHPPSDAEAD from the exons atgcctgTTGGAGCAGACGGGTTTCGGCTTCAGAATGTGaacgagaacaaggagaagaacaaaCTGGAATGG GTGACGGGCCCCAGCCAGGACGATTACAACCGCACCTTTGTGATCAATGATGAGGATCACACGCTGGGCAATGCACTCAAGCACATCATCATGcagaa TCCTGATGTGGAATTTTGTGGCTACACAGTCCCCCACCCCATGGAGAGAAAGATCCATGTGAGAGTGCAGACCCACAGCACCCCAGCCCTGCAAGTCCTCCACAAGGCTCTCAAGGACTTAAAGAAGCTTAATGAAGAGATCAGGGAAAAAATTGAG GTTGAGGTCCAGAGATACAAGGACACCCATCCACCCTCAGATGCAGAGGCAGACTGA